Proteins from a genomic interval of Caldivirga sp.:
- a CDS encoding glucose 1-dehydrogenase: MKAVTVIPGVPESLRLRNVDKPKPNHGQVLLKPIRVGICGTDKEIIEGKYGKAPPGSQYLILGHEALALVEELGDGVDNVSVGDVVVPTVRRPVNCDLPVDYCPMGHYVEHGIWGLHGHAAEYSVTDAKYLVKVPKELIDVAVLTEPLSVVEKGIDVALSIGGSRFEWKPKNALILGAGPIGLLSTMVLRLMGLSTTTVATRPPDSLKARLVRELGGVYVDAALSSIEGFFDLVVEATGSPQVTVDGLRHLAPNGVMVLLGVYPPGGVISDLGGVLTDSVLNNKILVGSVNANVRHFELGLRHMADAKSKFGDWLNRLITKRATLDNYQEAYSWTHDDIKTVLEINPLS, from the coding sequence ATGAAGGCTGTTACAGTTATTCCAGGGGTTCCTGAATCCCTAAGGTTAAGGAATGTTGATAAACCTAAGCCTAATCATGGTCAAGTACTCCTTAAGCCAATTAGAGTTGGCATATGTGGTACGGATAAGGAAATAATTGAGGGTAAGTATGGCAAGGCACCACCTGGTAGTCAATACTTAATACTTGGCCATGAGGCTTTGGCGCTCGTAGAGGAGCTTGGGGATGGTGTGGATAATGTTTCCGTTGGTGACGTTGTGGTGCCAACTGTCAGGAGGCCCGTTAACTGCGACTTACCAGTGGATTACTGCCCAATGGGTCATTACGTGGAACACGGCATTTGGGGGCTTCATGGTCATGCGGCTGAATACTCAGTGACTGATGCTAAGTATCTTGTTAAGGTTCCGAAGGAGTTAATTGATGTGGCTGTCTTAACGGAACCATTAAGTGTAGTTGAGAAGGGTATTGATGTGGCACTCAGCATAGGTGGTTCAAGGTTTGAGTGGAAGCCTAAAAATGCGCTAATACTTGGGGCAGGGCCAATAGGCCTACTTTCAACAATGGTGCTTAGGTTAATGGGCCTTTCAACAACCACGGTAGCTACCAGGCCACCTGATAGTCTCAAGGCCAGGTTAGTTAGGGAACTAGGGGGAGTTTATGTTGATGCCGCCTTAAGCAGTATTGAGGGCTTCTTTGACCTTGTAGTGGAGGCAACCGGCTCTCCTCAAGTCACAGTGGATGGTTTAAGGCATTTAGCCCCAAATGGAGTAATGGTGCTCCTTGGGGTTTACCCACCTGGTGGGGTTATTAGTGACCTAGGTGGTGTATTGACGGATTCGGTGCTTAATAATAAGATCCTGGTTGGGTCTGTTAACGCTAATGTTAGGCACTTTGAATTAGGCTTAAGGCATATGGCCGATGCGAAGAGCAAGTTTGGTGACTGGCTTAACAGGTTAATCACCAAGAGGGCAACTCTCGATAATTACCAGGAAGCCTACTCCTGGACTCATGATGACATTAAGACCGTTCTTGAAATAAACCCACTTAGTTAA
- a CDS encoding nucleotidyltransferase domain-containing protein — MGKAKSALESQREMLRRVMEFISDVAKEINIEGVFIVGSRARGDYLETSDIDVVIVSSDFRRMNYVERLKKLSQYRRPGIDPFPYTPEEWENPQILYLVQMKNEAKRLEDLMDTYLMY; from the coding sequence ATGGGTAAGGCAAAATCTGCGCTAGAAAGCCAAAGGGAGATGCTGAGAAGGGTTATGGAATTTATAAGTGATGTGGCTAAGGAGATTAATATTGAGGGTGTCTTCATAGTTGGTTCAAGAGCCAGAGGGGATTACTTGGAGACAAGTGACATAGATGTTGTCATAGTGTCCAGTGACTTTAGGAGAATGAACTACGTTGAAAGGCTGAAGAAGCTAAGCCAATACAGGAGACCTGGAATAGACCCCTTCCCCTACACCCCTGAGGAGTGGGAAAATCCACAAATACTCTACTTGGTTCAAATGAAGAATGAGGCTAAGAGATTAGAGGACCTAATGGACACTTACTTAATGTATTAA
- the argC gene encoding N-acetyl-gamma-glutamyl-phosphate reductase, which yields MRRACIIGASGVIGGELLRLLLDHGNVEVVCATSRRFAGEFIYRIHPNLRGFTNLKFTQPSIDAVLKNEADVVFLALPHGESVKWVPKVVESGLLAIDLSADFRLKNPDDYVKWYHWPQPHPYPDLLKAAAYGLPELHRDEIKGSRIIAVPGCMATASIVSLAPLVKGHLINSDFIVVDAKIASSGAGAEGTVLDFHWHRTHVVRPYQPVGHRHTAEIEQELSLLAGSQVNVAFTPHAVDMVRGIFVTGHAKLSGSLNEPDLWKAYRGMYGNEKFIRIVKDKAGLAHYPSVKYVVGTNMIDVGFELDQRLNRVVVFSAIDNLIRGAAGQAIQSFNINQGFPEDEGLRFITPYPV from the coding sequence ATACGCAGAGCCTGCATAATAGGCGCCAGTGGTGTCATAGGCGGTGAATTACTTAGACTACTGCTTGATCATGGTAACGTTGAGGTTGTTTGCGCAACATCAAGAAGATTCGCGGGTGAATTCATCTATAGGATTCACCCAAACCTCAGGGGGTTCACTAACCTAAAGTTCACTCAACCCAGTATTGACGCTGTGCTTAAGAATGAGGCTGACGTAGTCTTCCTAGCCCTACCCCATGGTGAGTCAGTTAAATGGGTTCCTAAGGTTGTTGAAAGCGGCTTATTGGCCATAGACTTAAGCGCGGACTTCAGGTTAAAGAACCCTGATGACTACGTTAAGTGGTATCACTGGCCTCAACCACACCCATACCCTGATTTACTTAAGGCTGCTGCCTATGGTTTACCTGAACTGCACAGGGATGAGATTAAGGGCTCCAGGATAATTGCCGTACCTGGATGCATGGCCACAGCCTCAATAGTTTCACTTGCACCCCTGGTTAAGGGGCATTTAATCAATAGTGACTTCATAGTTGTTGACGCTAAAATAGCCAGTAGTGGTGCAGGGGCGGAGGGAACAGTGCTTGATTTCCATTGGCATAGGACACACGTGGTTAGGCCATATCAACCAGTTGGCCATAGGCACACGGCTGAAATAGAACAGGAATTAAGCCTATTGGCTGGAAGTCAAGTTAACGTTGCATTCACTCCACATGCGGTTGACATGGTTAGGGGGATTTTCGTAACTGGGCATGCTAAGCTGAGTGGTAGCCTTAATGAACCTGACTTGTGGAAGGCGTACAGGGGCATGTATGGTAATGAGAAGTTCATACGCATAGTTAAGGATAAGGCTGGCCTAGCCCATTACCCAAGTGTTAAGTATGTTGTGGGAACTAATATGATTGATGTTGGGTTTGAACTAGACCAGAGGCTTAATCGTGTTGTCGTATTCTCAGCAATAGA
- a CDS encoding DUF2192 domain-containing protein yields MVEVKDLYKERVNVAVELWDKVLRGEIVSRGELVNLLTKYYDEHDIEPFRGLSKIDIYDKELATVYVVGVYGMGLVTQREVKENYGSIFKVELISDEAYGIIKNYNGDESKIALRNLIEDNQVLGDSLEEKVFRVYRLVYTGSVLGFMPEDDISRTYRVFYETFEPLRQRLVNYVKFYIATKIAEGIALGRFSNQNEIRIEKYAYCIRLGLEKCAPNNRLIHEIAASVYKVPPNIINRLVPLVKRSSKSSLIPKAY; encoded by the coding sequence ATGGTTGAGGTTAAGGACTTGTATAAAGAGAGGGTTAACGTTGCTGTAGAGCTTTGGGATAAGGTGCTTAGAGGGGAAATAGTATCAAGGGGTGAGTTAGTTAACTTATTGACGAAATACTATGATGAACACGATATTGAGCCATTCAGAGGGCTAAGTAAGATCGACATTTACGATAAGGAATTAGCTACAGTGTACGTTGTTGGGGTCTATGGAATGGGGCTTGTGACCCAACGTGAAGTTAAAGAGAACTACGGCTCAATATTTAAAGTGGAGTTAATTTCAGATGAGGCATATGGCATTATTAAGAATTATAATGGTGATGAGTCAAAGATAGCGTTAAGGAACCTAATAGAGGATAATCAGGTTCTCGGCGATTCACTTGAGGAGAAGGTTTTCAGGGTTTATAGGCTAGTGTACACTGGTTCAGTCCTAGGATTCATGCCTGAGGATGATATTTCAAGAACCTATAGAGTGTTTTACGAGACCTTTGAGCCACTTAGGCAGAGGCTCGTTAACTACGTTAAATTCTACATAGCCACTAAGATTGCTGAAGGCATTGCCCTAGGCCGCTTCAGTAACCAGAACGAGATTAGGATTGAGAAATACGCCTACTGCATAAGGCTAGGTCTTGAGAAGTGTGCACCAAACAATAGGCTTATTCATGAAATAGCAGCATCAGTGTATAAGGTGCCTCCTAACATTATTAATAGGCTTGTGCCACTGGTTAAGAGGTCATCTAAGTCTTCCCTTATCCCTAAGGCTTATTAA
- a CDS encoding GTPase, with protein sequence MNFKSTLPYIPSAEEAVRQFINRYKAIEARSPTSLPGVERLRRLESARVKGTSGWLLSMFKGIAYNMPFINDLHPFYRELIGIIISIDEYKHSLGKLTNSSRAINSISRDALRMIKVAQDKDEIIKARRMYVSRIIDLINDLGPELRTLKEAAIKMSRLPSISVEKPTIVVSGMPNTGKSSLVACVSTKKPEIADYPFTTKQIIIGHVKVYGIYAVQVIDTPGLLDRPLSERNKIELQAILALRHLADSIVFMVDPTQHSGYTLNQQLNLLKEVSQSFKANVVVAINKVDLASEEEVKTVEDTLRSLGFPYRLTSALKCTGTRELVDELINGPLRSKLIDYLRITHERALSPEPK encoded by the coding sequence CCTGGCGTCGAGAGACTGAGGAGACTTGAATCAGCTAGGGTTAAGGGGACCTCAGGCTGGTTACTCAGCATGTTTAAGGGTATTGCATACAACATGCCCTTCATTAATGACCTTCACCCATTCTACAGGGAGCTGATTGGAATCATAATTAGTATTGATGAGTACAAGCACTCACTGGGTAAGCTTACTAATTCAAGCAGGGCTATAAACAGTATAAGTAGGGATGCATTAAGAATGATTAAGGTTGCTCAAGACAAGGATGAGATTATTAAGGCTAGGAGAATGTATGTATCGAGGATCATTGATCTGATAAATGACCTAGGGCCCGAGTTAAGAACACTGAAGGAGGCGGCAATTAAGATGAGTAGGTTACCTTCAATAAGTGTTGAGAAGCCTACAATTGTCGTTTCAGGAATGCCCAATACTGGTAAGAGTAGCTTAGTGGCCTGTGTCTCAACAAAGAAGCCTGAAATAGCTGATTACCCGTTCACAACGAAGCAGATCATAATAGGTCATGTTAAGGTGTACGGCATTTACGCTGTTCAGGTAATTGACACCCCAGGGTTATTGGATAGGCCACTTAGTGAAAGGAATAAGATTGAGCTTCAGGCTATTTTGGCATTAAGGCATTTGGCTGATTCAATAGTATTCATGGTTGACCCAACTCAACATAGTGGTTACACGCTTAATCAACAGTTAAACCTACTTAAGGAGGTGAGCCAAAGCTTTAAGGCTAATGTAGTGGTTGCAATCAATAAGGTTGACTTAGCCTCTGAGGAAGAAGTTAAGACTGTTGAAGACACTTTAAGAAGCCTAGGATTCCCCTACAGGTTAACATCCGCCTTAAAATGCACCGGCACTAGGGAGTTAGTTGATGAATTGATTAATGGCCCATTAAGAAGTAAACTCATTGACTACTTAAGGATAACTCACGAGAGGGCTCTTAGTCCTGAACCTAAGTGA
- a CDS encoding HEPN domain-containing protein: MREEVYKWLQQAFDDLATAKDMVATGHYYAAAFWAQQSADKALKALALSLGKVLRTHDLSEILNTIHEESGLPIDDVKQDANKLTIHYVVSRYPNAANAIPSRIYSRDDAEDLVRRAEKVIQWVRQNLR, translated from the coding sequence ATGAGAGAGGAAGTTTATAAGTGGCTTCAGCAGGCATTTGATGACTTAGCCACAGCCAAGGACATGGTGGCCACTGGTCACTACTATGCAGCAGCCTTTTGGGCCCAGCAGTCCGCCGATAAGGCTTTAAAGGCTCTTGCACTTAGTCTGGGTAAAGTATTGAGGACTCATGATTTAAGTGAAATATTGAACACCATTCATGAGGAATCTGGGTTACCTATTGATGATGTTAAGCAAGATGCTAATAAGTTAACTATTCATTATGTAGTTTCAAGGTATCCTAATGCCGCTAATGCCATACCTTCAAGGATTTACAGCAGGGATGATGCTGAGGATTTGGTTAGGAGGGCTGAGAAGGTGATTCAATGGGTAAGGCAAAATCTGCGCTAG
- a CDS encoding DEAD/DEAH box helicase, which translates to MGVNLRSRRLAIIELARSDNVLSRLLADNGHQIIYANVENGDRVEPSIDVDYVKPAELANTLKAMGIGRLYEYQYKAYISITEGKNTIVTSGTGTGKTEAFLIPIMARALNHRREVVIYPTKALARDQESRFRSLAEPLGLRVATYDADSPMEVRRGVYNGEYSLVLTNPDMLNTAMLHVPAFRRFMSTVDYITIDEVHVYNGVLGSHMHYLIRRIKNLNPGVKFAAASATIGNPMQYFSNLINSEVVHIEGIRGVRGELVHVMLRPIRRGKLQEVTNLVKLCVELGRKCIVFADSHWMVEVIKRMVNTMGIGSKVAVHRAGLRPDERRRVEDSFKSGELQVVLATPTLELGIDIGDADFAVMATNPPSFIKYLQRAGRVGRRGQRAYVIQVLGDDPMSTYYANHPEEFYNRSPEPMFMEPNNDEVAVRHLLAMVKETAVKLSELDDYLRGLIVKLVNEGLVSIRGDRVFLTVDGLRTVNSFNVIRGNGDVVVIRRKGGGLVGYREMPMAIRELYPGAIYMHGGSTYKVLELDVKHRRAIVVPEDSGELITKALYNSNPTVVSVIEESRYKGIPIRYAILDIEEEVYGYVVKRMSSNETLGEYRLSEPIRYRFRTKGILLNMPPVNFSSVELRDFMEKGKAYHATEHVLISAGEVIVNAAPTDMGGVSYPTGHIVIYDSYPGGSGVTKLLMERIDKVIDVAYSIVTSCNCRDGCPRCVYSPYCGNNNRMLSRLNSIKVLEAVLKGEGGIDEPPPFEGSIP; encoded by the coding sequence GTGGGGGTTAATTTGAGGTCCAGGAGGTTAGCAATAATTGAATTAGCGAGGAGTGATAATGTCCTATCTAGGTTACTGGCTGATAACGGCCACCAGATCATATACGCGAACGTCGAGAATGGGGATAGGGTGGAGCCAAGTATTGATGTTGACTACGTGAAGCCCGCTGAATTAGCCAATACCCTTAAGGCTATGGGCATAGGTAGGCTCTATGAATACCAGTATAAGGCATACATAAGCATAACTGAGGGGAAGAACACAATAGTAACGTCAGGTACTGGTACAGGTAAGACTGAGGCATTCCTAATACCCATAATGGCTAGGGCTCTTAACCATAGGAGAGAGGTTGTGATTTACCCAACTAAGGCCCTGGCTAGGGATCAAGAATCCAGGTTTAGGTCCCTGGCTGAACCATTAGGATTAAGAGTTGCGACATATGATGCTGATTCCCCAATGGAGGTTAGGAGGGGGGTTTATAATGGTGAATACTCCCTAGTTTTAACTAACCCAGACATGTTGAATACGGCTATGCTTCACGTCCCAGCGTTCAGGAGGTTCATGTCAACGGTGGATTACATCACTATAGATGAGGTTCACGTGTATAATGGCGTACTGGGATCACACATGCATTACTTGATTAGAAGAATTAAGAACCTTAACCCAGGAGTTAAGTTTGCTGCTGCCTCGGCGACTATAGGTAACCCAATGCAGTACTTCAGTAACCTAATTAACTCAGAGGTGGTTCACATTGAGGGTATTAGAGGGGTAAGGGGCGAGTTAGTTCACGTAATGCTTAGGCCAATTAGGAGGGGGAAACTGCAGGAGGTTACTAACCTAGTTAAGCTATGTGTTGAATTAGGTAGGAAGTGCATAGTCTTTGCTGATAGTCATTGGATGGTGGAGGTTATTAAGAGGATGGTTAACACCATGGGTATTGGCAGTAAGGTGGCTGTTCATAGGGCTGGGTTAAGGCCTGATGAGAGGAGGAGGGTTGAGGATTCGTTTAAATCCGGTGAACTACAGGTTGTGTTAGCTACACCAACGCTGGAGCTGGGTATTGACATTGGTGACGCAGACTTCGCAGTAATGGCCACTAATCCACCTAGCTTCATAAAGTACCTTCAAAGGGCTGGGAGAGTTGGTAGAAGGGGTCAGAGGGCTTACGTAATTCAGGTGCTTGGGGATGACCCAATGAGCACTTACTACGCTAATCACCCTGAGGAATTCTACAATAGGTCACCTGAGCCAATGTTCATGGAACCCAATAATGATGAAGTGGCTGTAAGGCACTTATTAGCCATGGTTAAGGAAACCGCCGTCAAGTTGAGTGAACTTGATGACTACTTAAGAGGCCTCATAGTTAAACTGGTTAATGAAGGGTTAGTTTCCATTAGGGGTGATAGGGTTTTCCTAACCGTAGATGGCTTAAGAACAGTCAATTCGTTCAACGTGATTAGAGGTAATGGTGATGTTGTCGTAATTAGGCGTAAGGGAGGTGGGTTAGTTGGGTATAGGGAGATGCCCATGGCCATTAGGGAACTCTACCCCGGAGCCATATATATGCATGGTGGTTCAACGTATAAGGTTCTTGAACTAGACGTGAAGCATAGGAGAGCCATAGTTGTTCCTGAGGATTCAGGTGAATTAATAACTAAGGCGCTGTACAATAGTAACCCAACTGTAGTCAGTGTTATTGAGGAATCAAGGTATAAGGGTATTCCAATAAGGTACGCTATTCTAGACATTGAGGAGGAGGTCTACGGATACGTTGTTAAGAGGATGAGCAGTAATGAGACTCTTGGCGAGTACAGGTTAAGTGAACCAATAAGGTACAGGTTCAGGACAAAGGGTATACTACTCAATATGCCTCCAGTGAACTTCTCATCAGTGGAGTTAAGGGACTTCATGGAGAAGGGTAAGGCTTATCACGCAACTGAGCATGTTCTAATATCAGCGGGTGAAGTTATAGTTAATGCAGCACCAACGGACATGGGTGGTGTCTCTTACCCCACAGGTCACATTGTGATTTACGACTCTTACCCAGGGGGTTCAGGAGTCACTAAGCTTCTCATGGAGAGGATTGATAAGGTTATTGATGTAGCATATAGTATAGTGACTTCATGCAACTGCAGGGATGGGTGCCCAAGGTGCGTTTACTCACCGTACTGCGGTAACAATAATAGGATGTTGTCAAGGTTAAACTCAATAAAGGTACTTGAGGCTGTTCTTAAAGGTGAAGGGGGAATTGATGAACCACCACCCTTCGAAGGTTCAATACCGTGA